TGCATCATATACGACTCATTCATCTCCACTGGATTGATAGAAACATGGCTTCCATTTTTCACATGCAGCATAGAGGCTTGTGAAAATGCCGTCAGTAATTTGTGGGTGGATTGAGAGCAAAAAATAGGCGGGTGATTTTTGTGTTGCGTTTCTGCCATGCCAAAATGATTAGCATACATCGGATGAAATTTAGCATACGCGTACCATGCTTCGTCAAAATGCATATTTTGGACGCTATGCTCAAGCTCATCTTTAATTGTCGATACGTTGTAGCATAGTCCGTCATAGGTTGAGTTTGTCAATGCAGACATGACAGGGCTATGTTTTCGTTTTGAAGCTGGAATAATCGGATTTTTATCGATATTTTTTTGAATTGTGCTTTTATTGAATTCAGTCAGCCTACATGGACCAATAATGCCTAACTGGTTTCGTCGTGGCTGCATGTAGACAGGGTAAATGTCTGTGATAACCATCGCATAGTTAAGCGATTTATGGCAATTACGGTCAACAATAGCGATATCATCACGAACAGCCTGCGACCGCCAGATTATCTGATTAGCATTTGAGGTTCCGTTCAGCACATAGAATGTAAAATCTGCGCCAAATGTTTTTGCAGAGTTTTTCTCAGCGTCACCTGTCACACCGCTATGATCGAGCAATGATCCTAATTCTGGTACTGAAATAGATAGATCTGAGCGGAATACATTTTCGCCAAAAAATTTATGCATGCCGACACCAGCAGGGCTTTTAAGAAAACCCTCTCCCCCCATATGACCGGGGGTGTGCCATGCATATTTATATGCTTCTGCATATTGAACAAGCGCAGAAAAAAAGACAGGATTAATACGCTTAATATATTCTATCAATAACGTTTCTATCCTGCCTGCTAAAAAGTCGGCAGTATCTACGTGCTTCAACAACAATTCATCAAGCATGGACAACATTTTTGTCGTAATTTTTTCTTTTGTTTCATCATCCATAAGAAGACAGATTGGTATCTGCTTATTACGGATACGTATTTCTTCAAGTAAAGCTTGAGGTTTTCCACAACTCCCCTTCACTTCTTGGGCAATGTCCCAGTCGATGACTATGACACCAATATCTGCGCGGCTATGAACAATCTTGGCGGCATCGCTGTAGCAGTATGCACGCACCACACTGCAATGCTGCTCTTCGATGAGAAAGCCCTCTAATTCTCGAACCCGTTTGCCTGCATCATTTTTCATATCAAATAGACCGGAGACGATGAGTACCGGCCAATCTGCCTTTGTAAGCTTCATGTCACGCTCCTGCGTTCAATACGATTATTCACGATTACCTTTTTGATACGCAAAAACCAAAGAGTATGCCGCAAGTGCGAGCATAATACACACAACAACCATCCATAGTTCGGCAAAGTCCGCCGAGACAAAAGCAGAAATCAGGAACACGGAAGATAGTGAAGCGATGGTGATGTCAAAAACCGAGTGGTTTCCGCTTTCAAACCCCTTTTTAATAAGTGCAATGCCAGACCAGAAATATGGAAACAAAACCAAAAGTACTGAGATGGTGACTGTAAGATTAAAGGCTAATGCGATGTTACTACCAAAGAACATCAGCGCTATTTCAGTACAAGTCATCAATACAGCATTTACAAGCAGCCCACGACTGCCGACTTTGTATTTATTTGTGTACGAGTAAATTTTAGGAAGAAAGCCATGATCTGCGCTTGTCTTTGCTGCGCTGACAACAGAAAGGTTCCAAACAAGAAAGCTGGAAAGACAGGCGATTGCCATCACTAACGATGAAAGTTGTCCAAGAAGCTTAGAACCAAAAATATGGGCGATAGATAATGAAAACGAGGCGGGCTGCGCTTGAATAACCTTTGCAGTAAACATACCCTCAATCACAGTAGTTGAAATAATGTAAAGTACTGCAACAACGAGGAAACCAACAATTGTGGCGATGGGAACATTTCTTTTGGGGTTGTTCACCAGTTCATAATTGTTGGCGACAGCCTCAACACCTACATAGGAAAATAAAAGAACAGCAAAGCCAGAAAGAACAGCTCTGCCCTGCGGCAAATGTGAAACATTCCAATTTTGTTCAAAAAGTGAAACGTCAAACGACATCCAACCAAATACAGCCGTAATTACAACAGACAATAGCAAAGCAGTCACGGAGCATGAGACAACCATTGTAATAAATTTTGCGCCGCGTAGTGCAAGAAAAGTAAATACCCAAATGAGGGTAATCACCACGCAGCCAAGTACTATCGGATGGTTTAGAGAAGGTACAAAGTATGTCAGATACCCCAATCCAGCAATTAAGATCGAAACATTCGAAATAAGGTTAGAATATACATAAAACAATCCACTTTTAGCTCCAAGAAGTGGATTAACGTATGCAGACAACGCCGTTGGGCTTGGATTATCAAATAGCGCTCCAGCTCGAACATACACTAGCGTAAGGCAAAATGCCCCTGCCGTAACAAGTAGGAATGATAACAAGGTAATTGAGCCTACAGCAGCAAGCTGTTGTGGAAGCGCAATAACACCACTGCCTGCAAGACTGGCAATAATGAAAAATGTTGCCCCTACAAGTCCTAGCTTGTGTTTCGATGTGTCCATACCGCTCCCTATCTCAAATTGTTGAGAAGCCGCTGTAGGCTTAAATTATGGTATCTATCTATAAGTCTACAAAAAAACTCTTGTAGACTGCACTAACGCTTTACAGGGCAACATGCTGTTGCATCATTAGCTTCCTTTTTTGCACAGTTTGAACAGCGAAACGCATACTGTATTTTAAAGTATAGTGTCTCTTTCTTCTGTGATTTGTCTGCGAAAATGCAGAGTTGTACTGCGCAATTGAGAGAAGTTCATATGAAAAACTGTTGGGTATTTTTGTATTAGGCTAAATGTAAAAATGCCTGCTCTTTCTACTTTACTGATATTTTTCAAAATAAATTCCTGTTAATTTCTGACGTGCTATATAGCACAACTCAACAAAATGACATTTATTAGAAAACGTTGCTTGACAGCCGTCTGCATTCAGTTTTAAACAGGCTTCACATAATGATAACGGATTTCATTTTCATCAAAGAATTCTAGCCTCCTCACAATCACAATTTTTTTGTACATCTTCTCGCCAAAGAATTGTGCCGTAATTTGTGATTGCATACCCCGCGTTGGCTGCTTTTCTCAAATTGATGATAATGAATTTCATTGTCTGTTTCTAATCTGTCTTTGGAATACATGAATTAAGAAGGTAAATTTAATGAAACGCTTTATCGTTTTAGCTCTTGCTGCATGCATGATTTTGAGCGCTGCGGCAGGTGCATCTGCTACTGAATTTAAGGTTTCTGGCTCCATGTGGGCTGGATATGACTATGTTAACATTGATAGCTCTTCAGATGATACCAACAACTTTATCCAGCGTATGGATACTCAAGTAGATATCATCGCGACAGAAAATCTTTCCGCCACCACTCTCTTCCGTATTGAACAAACATGGGGTCAGTCTGGTAATAACCTTGGTGCAGGCTCTGGTGGTGCCCTTGGCGCTGACGGCGTTAACGTAAGCACTCTTCGTGCGTATGTTGACTTCCTCGTGCCTTCAACTTCTTTGAAAGTTCGTGCAGGTATTCAGGGTCTTGGTCTTCCGGGCGCAGTTACTGCATCCAGCGTGCTTGACAACGATGTGGCTGCGATTGTTCTTTCTCAGTCTTTTGATTCTGTTGAATTGACCGGTTTCTTCGCACGTCCTTACGACAGCACTGGTAGCAATTCTTCTACCATGGATCTCTTCGGTGGTGTTGTGGCTGCTGATCTTGGTGTTGCTACAATTTCCCCTTACTTCATGTTCGCAAACGTAAGCGGCTCTGTTGATGCAGACGGTAACATCTTCAACGATGATCTGTACTGGGCTGGTATTTCTGCTGAAGCTGCTCCAATGGCTAACCTTGCACTCGCATTCGACGGCGTATACGGTAAAGAAAGCGGTAAAGATGCTGGTTTTGCTCTTGCAGGTAAAGCAGCTTACACTACAGAGTTCATGGTTCCTGCACTCGTAGCTTGGTACGCTTCCGGTAATGATGACGACGGCGAAGGTCGTATGCGTAGCATTGACGATGACGATTTCTCCATGACTACTCTGATTGGTGCTGGCGCAATGGGTCCAGATAGCGACAACGTTTTCGGTAGCGCTCTTGGCAAATGGGGTGTTGGTCTTCAGTTCGAAGAAATCAGTTTCGTTGAAAAGCTTAGCCATACCGTTCGTGTAACATACGTACGCGGTACTAATGATGCCTCTGAAGATATCACTAATTGGGGTGATGACGACAGCGCAACTGAGTTTGACGTATCTACAATCTACAGCATGTATGACAATCTCGACCTCCTCGTTGACTTTGCATACGCAGTAACCGACTTTGATTCTGGTGCTGCTGCTGACGTAGATAACGTATTCAAAGCTGCTGCGATTGTTCAGTACAATTTCTAAAAACTAACTAGCTATTCCAAATACAGACAATAAACAAAAGGGTCACTTCGCCAGTGACCCTTTTTTATGTATCGATGTAATACTTAATTTTTACCAGACAAAGCACAATATGCAGCTCTGTCATCAAAAAGAGGTTATTTTATATGACCGCAATCCAGTATTTCATAAGCACTTTTGAAAAGCGGGGATGAAATAAGAAAGTCTGCGGAAGAGCGGTTGCTTGCTGTAGGAATATTATACAGAACAGCCAAACGAAGCAGCGCCTTTACATCTACATCGTGAGGCTGTGGCTCCATCGGGTCCCAGAAGAAAATCAACACATCAATTTTACCTTCAGCAATTAGCCCACCGAGCTGCTGATCGCCTCCAAGAGGACCTGACTTCATTTTATAAACGCCCTCAAATGGCTCCATCTCCGCTTCAGCAGTTTTTTCTTGCAACCGCTTTTCAACCATTCCACCTGTTGTTCCCGTTCCGAACAAGTTATGGTTAACGAGTATATCAAAGTGGCAATCAACAAATTCCAACATTGTTTTTTTACAATTATCGTGAGCAACAATAGCAATATTCTTCGTAAGTTCCATAACACCCTGTTCCTGTGTAGATTGTGACGGAGTAAAATTAGATATCTGCTCTATATAATTACACGTATTGTCTGCAACAACAATAGAATATCTGCGGAATGTTACGGTGATGTGAATGCACAACGGCAATCGATACGTATTTATTCGACTATTGTCGCTGCCCTATTCTTGAACTTTATCTAGAATACTTGCATCCCATTTGTAGTCTTTAAAACTGATTCGATACAATGTTGAATATAGAACCGGACACAACACGAGTGTTAACCCACTGGCTACTGTGAGTCCTGAAACCATCAGCACAGCCATAGGTCGCCACATTCCCCCACCGGAAATGATAAGTGGAACAAGCCCGACGATTGTTGTAATTGTAGTCATGATAATTGGTCGTGAGCGTTGTAAACCGGACAAAATGAGGGCATCACGAATATCAATATTTTTGCGCGAAAGCACATCTATCCTGTCGATAAGCATAATAGCATTGTTCACGATGATACCCAGTAAGCTTATCAAACCAAGAAGTGGCATGAATCCAAATGGTTGCCCTGTCAGTAACATCCCCGGTGCTACGCCTATCATCATCGGCGGCAGAGTAAGTAGAATAATTAATGGCTTTCGCACAGAGTTAAATTGCGTCACGAGAACAAGAATAAGCAGTCCCATCGCCAGCGGCATGTTTGCCATCAACGCAGTTTGAGCTTTTCTACTCTCTTCATCTTCGCCGCCAACTTCAAGACTGTAGTTCAACGGCCACTTGTCCGATTCCATCAATGCATTCAGTTCTGGTTGAATATCACGCAAAACGTCAGATGCGTATCGTCCGACAACATCTGCCATAACAGTCATTGTTCGCACTTCATCACGTCTACGCACATTCGAAGGCTGCCATATAAAATATGCACTGGCGACTTGTGCCAGAGGCGCGCTTAATTTTTCAGCGTAAGAATAGACATTCATGCCCGGAATTTTGCTTGCCTGATCTCGATAGTCATCATCCGAACGCAACACAATAGGGATAACTGTGTCACCATCGCGAAAATCAGAAACATGCAGCTCAGACATCTGCATTTGCATGGACATCGCAATATCTTGGCTGCTTAACCCTGCACGCCGTGCTCTATCCTGATTAACATTGATAACAAATTCTTTCGTCCATTCGCCCCAGTCGTCCCATACAACAGTCACGCCTTCTTGAGCTTCAAGAATTTTTCCTATCTGTTCACGCAAGTTGTACAAGGTTTCTATTTTATCGCCCGCAACTCGCAACTCAATTGAAGCACCAGCAGGAGGTCCCAGCATCATCTTTTTTAACCTGAAACGAGTATCTGGGAAATTTTCTACAAGTTCATGTTCTGTTTTTTCCATGAAACTATCGAGATGTTCGAATGAATCGATATTTACGATCAACGTTGCAAGGTTTTCATTTTGCTGTTCCAAATCCAGCGGTAAATACCAACGGGGACCACCCGTTCCTACAAACGTAAGTACAGATTCAAATTCATCTTGCTTCATCAAAAATTGTTCTAGCTTGTTGTAACGTCGTCCTGTTGCACGAATATCTGTTCCGTATGGTTGCCAGAAATCAATCATGAATTGCCCACGCTCGTTAGGTGGGAAAAAGATATTCGGCACCATTCTAAACCCCGCCATTGCAAGTCCAAACGCACCAAACACAATAAGTAGCGTGATAAGCCGCTGCCGCAAAGCATAGGTAAGCAATGTTCGATACGCGTTGTAGATTTTACTAGAAAAGCTCTCTTTTTTTTGCTCAGGCTTAAGCAAGTAATAGCACATCATGGGAACCATGGTCATGGAAAGCATCCATGATGCGACTAGTGTCAGTGAGATAACGACGAACAACGATACACAGTATTCACCAGCAGAACTTGGGGCTAGTGGAATAGGCAAAAAAGCAAAAATGGTTGTTAAACTTGCCGCAAGCAGTGGAAAGGCAAGCTCTTTTGCCGTACTGAACACAGCCTTTTCTCTATCTTCCCCAGCCCCCATTTTTACGAGTATATTTTCGCTGACAACAACACCGTTATCTACCAGTATCCCTAGAGCAATAATCATCGCGGCTATAGATATTCGTTCCAACATCACATCAAAAAATGGCATGAAAATAAGAGCCGTAAGCATTGCCATTGGCACTAGCGCTCCACAGATTATGCCCACGCGGAAGCCAGCGAAAAGAAGCATTATGATGATGACAAAGAAAAAAGCCTGCGCCAGATTTATAAGAAAATCAAAAATCGAAGTTTGAACGTATTCCGGTGTATATATAGCCATCTCAAGATTGAGACCGGCTGGAAGTTCGGCATTAATCTCCTTAAGTAACCCTTTTAGCTCTCGACCTAATTCGATGATATTATTCCCCACCTTCATGCTGACAGCTAACAGAATGGCAGGCTTGCCATTGTATTGCACCATGATTGTGGGAGGATCAACAAAGCCACGCTTAATATCAGTCAGATCAGAAAGTGCTACGCTTTCTTTACCACCAGGAAAGCGGAGAGAAAGGTTGCGTATGTCATCTACATTATTAAATTCACCAGTAGAACGTATGTTAATTCGCTCTGGGTCATCATAGACTTGTCCGCTAGGCTTGATGATGTTTTGTGCTTGAATAACGGATGCCAGCGCAAAGGGACTAATTCCTAACTCAGCAAATCGGGCATTGGAAAATTCTATAAAAATGCGTTCTTCTTGCTCACCCCAGAATTCAACTTTGGAAACCTTATTGAAACGCAAGATTTTGTTTCGGATGATGTCAACTTCATCCTTCATTTCGCGATAAGTAAAGCCATCACTGGTGAGCGCAATCAAAAACCCGAAAACATCACCAAATTCATCGTTAACAAATGGTACAGAAGCTTCTGACGGAAGAAACGGGCGTGCATCATCAACCTTGTTACGTAATTTTTGCCACACGGGAGCGACATTTCGGATGCTTTCCTGAATATTGACTTCAATGATGGATAGCCCCGTCAGAGATTGCGACTCCAAGTAATCAATTTCGCCCATCTCGCGAATTTTTTCTTCTAACTTGTCAGTCACAAGTTCTTCAACTTTTTGCGGAGAAGCACCGGGGAATTGTGTTGTAACGACAGCAGTTCTCACAATAAAGTCGGGGTCTTCCTGCCTTGGAATTGTAGCAAGAGTTATGACACCAGCTACCGCTATGATGACGAATATAACCAGAGACGTAATATTATTTCGCAGACTCCATTCCGTAATATTCATATGCTGCGTCCCTATTGCTTCTCTGGTCGTACTTTTTGACCATCTTTAAGACTGTGCACACCCCTAATCACTACAAGCTCTTCGGGCTTCAGTCCTTCTTGTATTACCACCCCGCCTTCCCCCGGAATACTCACTGTAACAGCTCGCTTGTGGACTGTATCGTCTTTAGGATCGACTACCCATACGCATCGTTTTCCATCTGGAAGACTGAATATTGCGGCAGATGGGACTGTTACCAGTCTATATCTTTCCGCTTGCGTAAAGTTGAACGTAACTTCTCCCACCATGCCGGAACGAATCCGCTTATCCTTCTCCCCAATGCTTATTGTTACAGGAAATGTTGAGGTTTCATTCGATCGGACACCTACCTCCTTAACAGTCCCCGGTAGTTTAACTTCGCGGAACACATCAAAACGGACGGTGACTGGTTGCCCTAACTTGACCAGCGCTATTAACCGATCCGGAACACCTATATCCATTTCCAGCATTCCTCTGGAGTTGAGAGTAGCTACAGGTTCTCCGATGACAACATTTGTATGAACTTCTGCCGGAACAGAGCTGATCGTACCAGCTTCCGGCACGTAAAGGCGGGTGTATGAAAGGTTGCGTTCTGCAATAGCAATCCGTTCTCGCTGCGCAGCTGCCTTTGCAGTGGTCGAATCCAGATACGCTGCGGCTAAATCGTATTCGCTCTGGCTAATTACATCCTGCTTTACCAATGTTTTTTTTCGGTCATAGTCCAGCTTGGCATTGCGTAATTCAGCAAGAATATCATTTAGTGAGGCTTTAGCCTCTCGCATTTCTAGCTGGTAGTCAGTCGGGTCAAGTTCTGCGACTAGCTCACCTTTAGTCACTTTTTGTCCGACCTTAACAGGCAGGTCGATAATCATGCCGTTTACTCGAAAAGAAAGAATTGTTTCGAGAACATCCTTAGCAGTACCAGATGTAGACCATGTGCGTGTTTTTAAAATATCCGGAACTTGATAGACGATGACTCTTTTGGGAGGAAGCACCTCTTCCACTTCGTCACTGCATCCGGTTAGCCCGACAGTACTCATCACTAAAAACAGCAAAAAATATACGCACTGCCGTATTTGCATAATTCACCCTCATACCCCGTTATGTGTTGTTCGCACTACAAAACTTTAATTCTTTCAAAAATAGCAAAGCGATATTTCTGCAACAACTATATCTTCATGGGGAATTGTCTTTTATGCTTTTCATAAACAGGCAAATAATACGCAGCAAAACTCGAAGATCACATTGTGGAGAGCACAATGCTTTATGGTGTATAAAACGTCTTATCAGTTGTATTCGATAATACTGTAAATTTTCAGTCATCGGCGAATAAGATAACAAAGTCCCCCTGTACTCCGATCAGCACAATAACCAGAGGCAACAATGGACCCTATAATTTTATCCGCAACATTCATGTTAGGATTGCTAGCTCACCGCATTCGCCTGCCCGCTTTGGCAGGGTTTATTATTGCTGGTTTTATTTTGCATACAATGGGGTTTACAGCATCTGAGAATATCAAAACGGTGGGCGATCTTGGTGTCACCCTGCTCCTCTTTACAATCGGACTGAAGTTAAAAATCAAACAATTGCTCCGACCAGAGATATGGGCAACCGGCACCATTCATATGGTCTGCACGGTGCTTTTTTTCGGAGCAATAATTCATGGTCTAACGCTTATCGGCTTCCACTATTTTGCGAACCTTTCCCTAGGCTCTGCCCTACTTTTAGGATTTGCACTGAGCTTTTCCAGCACGGTGTTTGCAGTAAAAATTATGGAAGAAAGCGGAGCTGCAAATGTTCTCATCGGCAAATTAGCCATCGGTATTCTTATCATTCAGGACGTTCTGGCGGTCATTTTCATCACCTGTTCGTCTGACTCTCCTCCCACTGTATGGGCGCTTGTTGTCATTGCTCTACTGCCCGTTGCACGCTGGTGCTTCAGTTACATTTTAGATCATACTGGTCATGGAGAGTTGCAAGTTCTTTTTGGTATGGCGCTCGCTTTAGCAGTTGGCGCCGGTGTTTTTGATCTTGTTGGTCTTAAGGCAGACCTTGGCGCACTCGTTATGGGAATGCTGCTTGCTACGCATCCGAGAGCAAGCGAATTATCCGATTCATTATTAAGCATTAAAGATTTTATGCTAATCGGTTTTTTCTTAAATATCGGATTAGAAGGACTGCCGGATATTACCACACTAGTGCTAGCCGTACTGCTTGTCTTATTCATTCCACTCAAAAGTGCTTTATTCCTTTTTTTGTTTACTCGATTCGATTTAAGTGCCCGCACATCGTTCATCACTTCCATGACGCTGACAAATTACAGTGAGTTTGGACTTATTGTTGGTGCTGTGGGTGTTTCCAGCGGCTGGTTAGAAACAAAATGGCTTATGATTATTGCAATTGCATTGTCTTTATCTTTTATTGCTGCGTCGCCCCTTAATATGTTTGCGGAAGAATTGTTTGAAAAATGCCGTAATGTGCTCAAGCGGATTGAAACAGATAGCCCGCATCCAGACGAAGAACGCATTCCAGCAGGCGTTGCATGGCAAATTATTATTGTAGGAATGGGGCGCGTAGGCACGCAAACGTATGACATCTTACGCGAGTTTTTCGGCGACATAATACTAGGAGTAGATGCTGACCAAGAAAAAGTTCTTCAGCATAAAGAGCTTGGGCGGGATGTTATCTACGTTGATGCGGCAGACGGCGATTTTTGGCGAGGTCTTGCTGAGCTTGGTTCTGTACAGATCAATGTACTAACTATTCCAAGTTTAGAAACAAAACTATATGCCATGAACATGGCAAAAAAAGTAGGATTAGGGGGTAAATTTATAGCAGTAACAGAATATGATGATGAGCTTGATGTATTGCGGGAGCACGGCGCAGACTTCGCGTTTAATACATATGACGAAGTCGGAATCGGTCTTGCCAGCGATATTTACGGTTGTTTAGATGCTGCTGGTATAGTGCTGCATAAAATTAGGCATATTGAATAGCATTCGTCTCAGAGTATTGCTAACTAGTTTTTTGTTTTTTGCAATAACCCAAATGCAATACGTATACTACAGTATAAAATGTAAAAGGGCGGAGGATAAAGCACAACCTCCGCCCCACTCTCTATGAATGCTCTTTCTCTAAATATACACCCAATGCATATATTAACAAAAGGAGCAACTCAAACTTACATAAATTTTTATCTTTATTTCCATGATAATATCATTATTATCACTGCAAAGAATATTGCATAGATAGCCAAAAAGCTTATTAATTCACTCACCATTCAGCAATGCATTAAAAAAACATTTTGTAGTGCGTTATAACATCAAAATAATACCAACGAAAGCATCTAACCTAAATTTTCAAAAGCTGTGATATCGTGCATAAATATGCTAGGTTAGATTGCACCTCCTGCGATTGTTCCAGCATTTGCACTTCAATTTATATATATGCATAAAAAAGCGCCCCCATTTCTGGGGGCGCTGTTGTTGGTTGTTTAGTTAGGATTAGTCATCTGCTTTAGGGTGGATAGTCAAAGCATTCTCAGTTACGAGAGGAGCGCCTTCACCTTCAGCAGGAGTGTATTTAAACTTAATCTGAACTGCGTTCTGACCGTCGATTAAGGAGCCAGAATCAAGCATAAACAACTCTTTGTCAAAGGCAAGACTCAGAGCGTCTTTTACAGGTGTTGGTGTCATGTTAGTAAGCTCATTAAACTTAGGTTTAATGTTAAGACCTACACCAGCTGATTCACCGAAGCCTGTTTTTACGTGTGGAGGAATGATAGGAGGAACTGGGTTAACAATCTCAGCAGTCCA
The window above is part of the Halodesulfovibrio sp. genome. Proteins encoded here:
- a CDS encoding methylglyoxal synthase, which codes for MELTKNIAIVAHDNCKKTMLEFVDCHFDILVNHNLFGTGTTGGMVEKRLQEKTAEAEMEPFEGVYKMKSGPLGGDQQLGGLIAEGKIDVLIFFWDPMEPQPHDVDVKALLRLAVLYNIPTASNRSSADFLISSPLFKSAYEILDCGHIK
- a CDS encoding outer membrane homotrimeric porin; translation: MKRFIVLALAACMILSAAAGASATEFKVSGSMWAGYDYVNIDSSSDDTNNFIQRMDTQVDIIATENLSATTLFRIEQTWGQSGNNLGAGSGGALGADGVNVSTLRAYVDFLVPSTSLKVRAGIQGLGLPGAVTASSVLDNDVAAIVLSQSFDSVELTGFFARPYDSTGSNSSTMDLFGGVVAADLGVATISPYFMFANVSGSVDADGNIFNDDLYWAGISAEAAPMANLALAFDGVYGKESGKDAGFALAGKAAYTTEFMVPALVAWYASGNDDDGEGRMRSIDDDDFSMTTLIGAGAMGPDSDNVFGSALGKWGVGLQFEEISFVEKLSHTVRVTYVRGTNDASEDITNWGDDDSATEFDVSTIYSMYDNLDLLVDFAYAVTDFDSGAAADVDNVFKAAAIVQYNF
- a CDS encoding amino acid permease — its product is MDTSKHKLGLVGATFFIIASLAGSGVIALPQQLAAVGSITLLSFLLVTAGAFCLTLVYVRAGALFDNPSPTALSAYVNPLLGAKSGLFYVYSNLISNVSILIAGLGYLTYFVPSLNHPIVLGCVVITLIWVFTFLALRGAKFITMVVSCSVTALLLSVVITAVFGWMSFDVSLFEQNWNVSHLPQGRAVLSGFAVLLFSYVGVEAVANNYELVNNPKRNVPIATIVGFLVVAVLYIISTTVIEGMFTAKVIQAQPASFSLSIAHIFGSKLLGQLSSLVMAIACLSSFLVWNLSVVSAAKTSADHGFLPKIYSYTNKYKVGSRGLLVNAVLMTCTEIALMFFGSNIALAFNLTVTISVLLVLFPYFWSGIALIKKGFESGNHSVFDITIASLSSVFLISAFVSADFAELWMVVVCIMLALAAYSLVFAYQKGNRE
- a CDS encoding Orn/Lys/Arg decarboxylase N-terminal domain-containing protein, producing the protein MKLTKADWPVLIVSGLFDMKNDAGKRVRELEGFLIEEQHCSVVRAYCYSDAAKIVHSRADIGVIVIDWDIAQEVKGSCGKPQALLEEIRIRNKQIPICLLMDDETKEKITTKMLSMLDELLLKHVDTADFLAGRIETLLIEYIKRINPVFFSALVQYAEAYKYAWHTPGHMGGEGFLKSPAGVGMHKFFGENVFRSDLSISVPELGSLLDHSGVTGDAEKNSAKTFGADFTFYVLNGTSNANQIIWRSQAVRDDIAIVDRNCHKSLNYAMVITDIYPVYMQPRRNQLGIIGPCRLTEFNKSTIQKNIDKNPIIPASKRKHSPVMSALTNSTYDGLCYNVSTIKDELEHSVQNMHFDEAWYAYAKFHPMYANHFGMAETQHKNHPPIFCSQSTHKLLTAFSQASMLHVKNGSHVSINPVEMNESYMMHGSTSPQYSMIASLDVATKIVEDSGTVLLSDCLYDAVVLRQRIASIAMEMKEKGSWFFSMWQPQQVKYENNHVAFTKVPPEYLSSTQEPWILSSKDDWHGFSDIEDNFVMLDPIKLTITTPGLKTNGSYQRKGIPAMIVTNYLINHGIVCEKTDYYSFLMLNSIGTTKAKQGTLLTALLKFKERYDNNVPLSEVFPNLVKQHPEHYAHVGLREHCDAIHEYYKQHDLLGKMHDAFEIIPHQVMKPSDAYQQVVKRNVEFVPLAELRNRVLAVMLVPYPPGIPILMGGEMLDATALPILEYLTAREAFENTFPSYESDIHGVERFAKDGKTYFKTLCVKQSAKP
- a CDS encoding efflux RND transporter periplasmic adaptor subunit, giving the protein MQIRQCVYFLLFLVMSTVGLTGCSDEVEEVLPPKRVIVYQVPDILKTRTWSTSGTAKDVLETILSFRVNGMIIDLPVKVGQKVTKGELVAELDPTDYQLEMREAKASLNDILAELRNAKLDYDRKKTLVKQDVISQSEYDLAAAYLDSTTAKAAAQRERIAIAERNLSYTRLYVPEAGTISSVPAEVHTNVVIGEPVATLNSRGMLEMDIGVPDRLIALVKLGQPVTVRFDVFREVKLPGTVKEVGVRSNETSTFPVTISIGEKDKRIRSGMVGEVTFNFTQAERYRLVTVPSAAIFSLPDGKRCVWVVDPKDDTVHKRAVTVSIPGEGGVVIQEGLKPEELVVIRGVHSLKDGQKVRPEKQ
- a CDS encoding efflux RND transporter permease subunit; its protein translation is MNITEWSLRNNITSLVIFVIIAVAGVITLATIPRQEDPDFIVRTAVVTTQFPGASPQKVEELVTDKLEEKIREMGEIDYLESQSLTGLSIIEVNIQESIRNVAPVWQKLRNKVDDARPFLPSEASVPFVNDEFGDVFGFLIALTSDGFTYREMKDEVDIIRNKILRFNKVSKVEFWGEQEERIFIEFSNARFAELGISPFALASVIQAQNIIKPSGQVYDDPERINIRSTGEFNNVDDIRNLSLRFPGGKESVALSDLTDIKRGFVDPPTIMVQYNGKPAILLAVSMKVGNNIIELGRELKGLLKEINAELPAGLNLEMAIYTPEYVQTSIFDFLINLAQAFFFVIIIMLLFAGFRVGIICGALVPMAMLTALIFMPFFDVMLERISIAAMIIALGILVDNGVVVSENILVKMGAGEDREKAVFSTAKELAFPLLAASLTTIFAFLPIPLAPSSAGEYCVSLFVVISLTLVASWMLSMTMVPMMCYYLLKPEQKKESFSSKIYNAYRTLLTYALRQRLITLLIVFGAFGLAMAGFRMVPNIFFPPNERGQFMIDFWQPYGTDIRATGRRYNKLEQFLMKQDEFESVLTFVGTGGPRWYLPLDLEQQNENLATLIVNIDSFEHLDSFMEKTEHELVENFPDTRFRLKKMMLGPPAGASIELRVAGDKIETLYNLREQIGKILEAQEGVTVVWDDWGEWTKEFVINVNQDRARRAGLSSQDIAMSMQMQMSELHVSDFRDGDTVIPIVLRSDDDYRDQASKIPGMNVYSYAEKLSAPLAQVASAYFIWQPSNVRRRDEVRTMTVMADVVGRYASDVLRDIQPELNALMESDKWPLNYSLEVGGEDEESRKAQTALMANMPLAMGLLILVLVTQFNSVRKPLIILLTLPPMMIGVAPGMLLTGQPFGFMPLLGLISLLGIIVNNAIMLIDRIDVLSRKNIDIRDALILSGLQRSRPIIMTTITTIVGLVPLIISGGGMWRPMAVLMVSGLTVASGLTLVLCPVLYSTLYRISFKDYKWDASILDKVQE